The Apium graveolens cultivar Ventura chromosome 6, ASM990537v1, whole genome shotgun sequence genome contains a region encoding:
- the LOC141663565 gene encoding increased DNA methylation 1-like: protein MVYGRNIRGQDLSGMYCAILTVNSTVVSAGLLRIFGRDLAELPLVATTKENQGKGYFQLLFSCIEKLLAFLSIRTLVLPAAEEAETI from the exons ATGGTTTATGG AAGGAATATAAGGGGCCAAGACTTGAGTGGAATGTACTGTGCAATCTTGACAGTCAA CTCTACTGTGGTATCTGCTGGACTTCTTCGAATTTTTGGACGTGACTTAGCAGAACTCCCGTTGGTTGCAACTACCAAGGAAAACCAGGGCAAG GGCTATTTTCAATTATTGTTCTCATGCATCGAGAAATTATTGGCTTTCCTGAGTATCCGAACCCTTGTTCTACCAGCTGCTGAAGAAGCTGAAACTATATGA